One Spinacia oleracea cultivar Varoflay chromosome 4, BTI_SOV_V1, whole genome shotgun sequence DNA segment encodes these proteins:
- the LOC110784753 gene encoding pentatricopeptide repeat-containing protein At1g79080, chloroplastic-like: MAENPENKREIICDEKLKGILAEMDDGERNPYVVTYNILVSSLALHGQVDQGFLVLEEMMRHYSNFQEPPTTRLLYISARGRKNNTYPALKPLKQMTKYGFTPDSHTYSTLLKGLCIEGILGAAVEIFMLVEGNNYRLDVDNCNALKLGLCKSYRTDLSLGIVDEEEMELATKVLKELYERKVLSRNTMERLGMQYDLEGLLV, encoded by the exons ATGGCTGAA AATCCTGAGAATAAGAGAGAGATCATATGCGACGAGAAGTTGAAGGGGATTCTAGCCGAAATGGATGATGGAGAACGTAACCCATATGTTGTTACTTATAACATTTTGGTCAGTTCACTTGCTCTCCATGGCCAAGTTGATCAGGGATTTTTGGTATTAGAAGAAATGATGAGGCATTATTCAAACTTTCAGGAGCCACCTACAACTCGATTGTTATACATTTCTGCGAGGGGAAG GAAAAATAATACATACCCGGCATTGAAGCCACTGAAACAGATGACCAAGTATGGATTCACACCTGATTCGCATACGTATTCAACGTTGTTGAAAGGGTTATGTATCGAAGGAATATTAGGTGCAGCAGTTGAGATTTTCATGCTGGTGGAAGGAAATAACTACAGACTAGATGTTGATAATTGTAATGCTCTTAAACTTGGGTTATGCAAATCTTATAGAACTGATTTGTCTTTGG GTATAGTTGATGAAGAAGAAATGGAACTAGCAACAAAAGTTTTGAAAGAACTATATGAGAGGAAAGTATTGAGTAGGAACACAATGGAAAGGCTTGGGATGCAGTATGACCTCGAGGGCTTACTTGTCTAA